The genome window AACGTCAAAAACGTCAGCAAAGACACCAGCGCCAGAAAAGCCAAAACCCCAATCGGACCAATTTCGTAAAACAATTTGGCATAATAGGTTTCAATCAGTTGAGTTTCTCCTAGGCGACGGGCAGCATTAGTCGCTCGTCCTAAACCATGTCCTAATAATCCCTCTTGTCTACTCAATACCCACTTAAATTGATCCAGCATAAACGTAGGCGGTGGAGACGCCTCCCAGCGATCAACAAAACTAATCACTCGTTCTTCTACCTTCCCCAACGTTCGAGTAATCCAAATCGCTAAAAGCACCCCAATTCCTAATTTAATCGGTAGCCATCCCTTATGCCGATCCGTGAGTAATACTAACAGAACAAACGTCGCCGGAACGATCGCGAGGGCAATGCGTTGACCTGAAATGACCGCTACTGCCAAGACTGCAACCATCGCCACCCATCCCACGAGTCGCCAACGACGAGACGGATCACTAACACTCGCCCCATAGGTGAAAAAAGCGCTGGAAATCAGAAACCACCCCCATTGCCAGGGCGCGACAAATGTACCGGGTAAACGAATTAACCCAACTTTAGTATTGTATAACAGAGAACCGCCGACTAAACATCTTGCCTGCAAACTGGCTCTGTAAACAGCTTCTCCCGTCAAACTATTGCTACTGGGACATAAACCAGTAACTAGCCACAGGTATTGCAGAAACGCCAAGCTACAGCAGATCAAGATTAGAATAATGTGTAAACGAGTTAGGAAAAATAAGTCTGTGCGATCGCGAATCAGATAATACCCACAAAACAGTAAGGGAATATACCCCACCAGCCCTTTTAATCCCAGAATTCCCATCAGAAACGGGCTTCCTTTGACCTGGAGATCAAACTCCTGGGGGACATTAATCAACAGAAACGTAATTAACGCCACCCCTAGCACAACCGCGATCGCGATTAATAAAGGTTTGAGAATCGATCGCGGTAATAGTTTCCAGAACGAATCCCGCGACTGAATCAGGGCAATTAAGGCGGGAATGTAAAATGCATCTTTGATCAGATGAAAGAGGGGATGATTCCCGGAGTAGGTGATGCTCTCACCCATGGATTGGTAAACATCACCCAGCGAATAAATAATGCTCCCGCTGAAAGGAAGATAGATCAGCAGTCCCCATAATCCGATGCGAGGATACTTATAGGAAAGGATAGAGAAAAAAACAAGGGCAGTACAGGCAATCCCTGTCTGAAATCCACCGACTAGACCCAACATCACACCCATAAAGGCAGAAATATAAAGTGCCACTATGATGAATCGAGTCAGTGCTGCCTTATTCATTTCAGTATTAATTGTGGAGGTTACGTTAATGCCGCATCAAGCCATTGTTTAAGCGTAGAAACCACCTGATCCAGGGGCAATTCTTGAGACTGGTGCGTTGCCCGCACTGCAACTTCCACTTTACCCTGTTTCAGCGATCGCCCGGTGACGATACGATAGGGAATGCCAATCAGATCGGCGTCTTTGAACTTCACACCCGCCCGTTCATTCCGGTCATCAAGTAAAGTTTCTACACCAGCTTGCCATAACTGCTGGTAAAGTGTCTCGGCGGCTTCCATCTGTTTGGTGTCGGAGATATTGGGAACAGTAATAATCGCGTGGTAGGGTGCGATCGCGGGTGCCCAAATAATGCCATCTTTATCATAGGATTGTTCTACAGCGGCTTGCGCCAGTCGCGATACGCCTACACCATAACATCCCATATACAAGGGATTTTCTTCCCCCGCTTCGTTGGTGTACGTCGCACCCATGGCTTTAGAATATTTTGTGCCTAACTGAAAGATATGTCCGGCTTCAATTCCCCTAGCGCTGTGTAGAATTTGGCTGGGATCATGAATCGCGCGATCGCCTGCTTTGGCTGTCCGCAAATCTACCACCTGTTTAGGTAAGGGAAAGGGTTCACCCCAGTTCGCACCAACAATGTGATAGTTGGTTTCATTCGCCCCAGTGACAAAATTTTTCAAGTCAACCCCTGTATTATCAACTAAGCGTACAAATCGCGGTGCGACATCGCTAGCAGGACGGATATAATCATCATCTAAATCTGGGGCGATATAGCCGACAGGGAGGGGTTTAGATGCCCATTTTGCCTGGGTGGTGGCGTCGGGAACCGTTAGGGCGAGGAGGGCGTTGGCGTTATATTGATCGGCTAAACGGACTAATTCATTTTGCAATTTTACCTCGTTAACCTCTTGATCGCCTCGGATACTGACGATTACCAGTACTGTCATCCCATTGTCATAAACGGCTTGATAGAGGACATTTTTCAAGACATTGGTTGGCGAACAGTTGAGGAATTTACACAGGGAGTCGATGGTGGGTGTGTTGGGGGTTTCCCGTTTTTCGTAAGTCTCAAAGGGAGACGGTTGAGGATCAGCCGGGAGGGAACTGGCTTTTTCCACGTTGGCAGAATAGTTCCCATCCTCAGTGTAGAGAATCTCATCTTCGCCAATATCCGCCAGAACCATAAATTCTTGGGAACCGGAACCGCCAATCGCGCCAGAATCTGCTTCCACGGCGCGAAAGGCTAAACCGCAACGGCTGATCATGTTGCGGTAGGCTTGATCCATGTCCTGATAGGTTTTTTTTAGGCTGTCTTCATTGACGTGGAAGGAGTAGCCGTCTTTCATAATGAATTCTCGTCCCCGCATTAGTCCAAACCGAGGGCGGATTTCATCTCTAAACTTGGTTTGAATTTGGTAGAGGTGGAGGGGGAGTTGGCGATAGGAACGGATCATCTCACGGGCGATGGTGGTAATCACCTCCTCGTGAGTTGGTCCGAGTCCGAGTTCTCGGTTTTGGCGATCGCTGAGGGCGAACATGATCCCCTCTGCTTTAGTATAGGTGTCCCAGCGCCCAGATTCTCGCCACAGGTCAGAGGGTTGGAGTTGGGGAAGTAAGCATTCTTGGGCGCCAGTGGCGTTCATTTCTTCCCGAACAATTTGGGAGACTTTTTGCAAGACGCGCCACATCAGGGGGAGATAAGCGTAGATTCCGCTACCGATGCGACGGATATAGCCGGCGCGAACCAGGAGTTTATGGCTGGGGATTTCGGCTTCGGCTGGGTCTTCCCGGAGGGTGACGAGTAGCATTTGAGAGAGTCGCATCGTGAGGTTCCCTTGTTTAGATGATCAATCTCTCAGTTTAGAGTATTGGCTGTCCGGGTTATTTGGGAAGGAGGGATGGAGTGGGGTGCGATTGAGCGTTAGAATAACTTCGTACACTTCAGAAACTCACCTTAGCTGGTAAGTCCCTGCACAACTACCATATCCTAGCCCGCTCAGTTAGGACGGGCTTGTTAAAATCGCGTTAACCAGTAGGATTCTTAAGATGAATGGTATAAAATTTGCAATTGTCTCTGGAATGGCATATTGCCTGCTAGGTATAGAAACTTTGCCAGCCTATGCCGAACAGCTTTACTTTGAAGGAACCACATCCACAAGTGGCAACTTTTCGTTTACCTTGAACACAGATGTTATTGGCGTTGAGGAAGGATCTAGATTAATCTTTCCAGGTGCAATCTCGGACTTTAAATTTCAAGGTGGGGGTGTAGGATTTGAGAGTTTAGTTCCGCCGGGTTCTGATATTATTACTCCTTCTGTTGGTGGAACCTTTACGCCTGACTCCGCTTCCATATTAGACTTGGAGGGAATTCCTTGTTGTGGTGGTGGGTTCATATTTGCAACACAAGGAGATACGCAAACTGATATTTTATTAGGCTTCCAGCAATCTGCGCCACTACCTATTAATGTTGGATTACCGCTTCCTTCTTCTCCTTCCGCCTATCAACTGAAAGTAGGGAGCATCGAATTTGTTCCACCCGGAAATATTAATTCAAATTTGGGACAATCCCAGTCAGGTGAGTCTGGTTCAATAGTAACTGTTGTAAATTCTTTAACGGTCACAACTACTACTACTCCTCCTGCACAATCTGTTCCCGAACCTCTCACTATCCTTGGTTCAGCTACAGCACTAGGCTTTGGAGCTTTACTCAAGCGAGAGTATTCCAGAAAGCACAAGAAAAGCTAACTCGGTCTTGTCGAAACTATTGAAATAACTGGCATCCGGACAAGGTTCTCTGGATGCCTTCTAATATAGAGTATTTGTTAGGACATTATGGGGCGCGTGTACGCGCCTCAATCCTTCCCAGATGACAAAACCACATAACTGTAGGGGCGTATAGCAATACGCCCTTAAACCTATCGGGTACAACCGCAACCTTAGAGGGCGCAAGTCCTTGCGCCCCTACCCAAATTGGATACAATGTCACTCTTGAGCAGTAGAAGTCACCGCATCCGCATCAAAAACCACTTCAAACTGTGCATCAGGCATCCACTTTCCCAAAAAGCGCTGATGATTTTGGGCTTCAGTGCGACTGTAGAACCGACCAACCGTATAATGTTGAGCATTGGGCAAAAGCCTCACCAGTGTCCAAGGATAATGCTGTTGATGCCAAAAGCTATGGTTAGACTCTGGGGAGGGTTCGGCTGTGCGCCCACATCCCCGATGCTCCAAGATAGAATGAATTATCGCTAAAAGTCGCTCTCGCTGTGGCGTTCCATCATTGGGTAAGAGACTCCATTCGCTGATTGGCGTGGGTAGCCAAGTTAACCGATAAGTCATCGAATCTTTGCTAATGCGCCAAGACAGGCGGCGTGGCTGTTTGCTACAGTTGAACCCATCTGCACGAAAAGACGCAACGATCCTGTCGCCTTCAGCTTGGAGGCGAAGCCATTGAGTGTGTTTCATTGTTATGATTTGAGTTAGTGTTTTTTAGTCAAGGGCGATTGGGCATAAACAATATGCGATCGCCCGTTATTTTTGGAAAATACGCATCCGGTGTTAAAGCCTTGAATTGGAACTCATCCTCTTTTGCATCACCTCCTAATCGGGCGTCGTGTGAGAAACTACCGATAGATAGGCAGGGAAACAGGAAGTGTAGGGACTTCCCTTATGCGTTTCCCCGTCAGCCTTTGGTCTTAACTGTGCGTTTCGCATAGTCAGTTAATAAGATGGTAGAACATCCAAACTCAAATAGCAACCCTAAATTGACAACTCTCAAAGAACTTCGTGAATACTTAGGGTTAACACAAGAGGAACTAGGACAAGCACTAGGGATAACGGCTAGTACGATCAGTCGCTATGAACGGGGTCAACATCAGCGCATTAAGTTCACTTTTTCCCAAATAAAGCGGCTACAAGCTTTATTGGAGAAGGGGGGACTCTCAATCAACGACTTACCCGACGATATCGATTGAGGCGGTATCAGTTCATCCGGTGTCTCAAGACTAGGCAGAAACCGGGATAGAGTTAGGCTGAGAGAGGGAGTGCGATCGCGCCTCAATCCTTCCCACATTACCAACAACATGACTGTAGGGGCGTATGGCATACGCCCTTAAACCTATCGTTTAGAACCGCAACCTTAGAGGGCGCAAGACGAGGCGCCCCTACAAAATGGGATACAATGTCACTCTTTAGCGGTAGAAGTCATCGCATCCGCATCGAAAACTACCTCGAACTGTGCATCAGGCATCCACTTTGCCAGAAAGCGCTGGGGATTTCGGCTTCGGCTGGGTCTTCCCGGAGGGTGACGAGTAGCATTTGAGAGAGTCGCATCGTGAGGTTCCCTTTTTTAAATGATCGATCTCTCAGTTTAGAGTATTGGCTGTCCGGGTTAGGCGGGAAGAGGGGATTGGGTGGGTAAAGCGGATAGCCATCCCAAGGTATCGCGTCTCCCGCAAAGTCTATTCAAGTCTCCTAGAGTAGTCATGATAAACTACTAACAAATAAACAATAAAAGCCTCGATAATAAAAAAACAAAGAAAAAAATAATTGACTAAAATTCTAATTTTATTCGGCATAACTATTGACAGCTTTATAGTTTGATGTAATTGAATTCGCAAAATTTAGTGCAACCAGCTTAGGAGGAAAATTACGGTTAATTTTTTTAAGTGATCTATGGACTTCAATCTATTTTTGTATTAAAATAGTCCTAGATAACTACAACAATAATTGTATGAAATATTATGATAGTAGCTAGCGAGCAACTGAAAAGGCTGTTCCAAGCATTCCGCGAGCAAAATGATGCGGCTTTTTACAAAGCAGCCGAATCGCTTATCGCGGAAGAACTGGCTGCAAACCATCATGCTGTAGCAAAAGATTTGAAGAAAGCATTAGGACAAAATCGTAACTTGAAAAAAAGTTCTAATAATGGGTTAACCTTACTGCCTAAAGACCGTCGTAGTGGGAATGAATTAGTTACACTAGAAGAAAGTTCAGTCGATCAGACCAAAATTATATTGGGCAGGGAAACTCAAGCTAAAATAGATCGTGTTCTCAATGAACATCGTAAATGTAAAGAACTCGCTAAATATGGTTATTCTCCCAAAACCAAGCTACTTTTCTGGGGACCTCCTGGTTGTGGAAAGACTTTCACCGCAAAGTATTTAGCTTATGAACTGGGTCTGCCTGTAGGGATCTTGCAACTTAGTACTGTTATATCTAGTTTTCTGGGAGACACAGCGTCTCATCTTCATCGTGTATTCAATCTTGCCAACAACACACCGATAGTACTTTTACTCGATGAAATTGATGCTGTTGGCAAAAATCGTGATGATCCCAATGATGTAGGTGAACTCAAGAGGGTTGTCAATAGTCTTCTGCAGATAATGGACAACTTTCACTCAAGTCAAAGCTTGGTGATTGCTGCCAGTAATCATCAGTATTTACTTGATCCAGCATTATGGAGGCGATTCGATGATATTATCCAATTTCCTTTGCCCGGTAAAGGTGAAAGAGAAGTTTATCTGAAAACGCTTTTGGGCGGAATCCATTTTGATGGCTCACCTGAATACATAGCCAAAAATATGAACTCACTTTCATACGCTGATATTCAGCGCATCACAGTAGAAGCGATTAAAACTATGATTTTAGAAGGTAGAGAAAGCCTCCAAACTAGAGACATTACCGATCAACTTCGAGATTATAAAAAAGTGACTAATGCGGCTAGAGCTAAAGGAGAAGAAGTAACTCAATGAATAATGATTTTCCACTCTTATCTTTAACTCAACCAGAAATTGCTGCTCGTCGTAAAGATAAACCTCGTCGTCCTGAGCTACCACCAGAGATATTAGCTCGTCGCCAGGAAATTGCCAGTCGTCTTATTCCAAAAGTAAAAAATCTGTCTCGTCAACTTAAACAGATGTCTGACAAAGAAAGAAAGTCAACGCTGATTAAAGTTGAACATGACATACCCATTTCTCTTTCTGGGACAGGCTTAAAACCTGTTGCTGAGTCAACGGAAAAATTTACGTTGGCAGTTCTTCGTACAGATAATCTGGAGCAACTAGAAATTAAACTTGATGAGTTTGGTTCAGGCGCTCTAAAAAAGGGTCATGCTCCTAATGAAACTTTAGCGTATTTGAATAATATTCAGGAAGGAGATCCCAAAGATCGTCTTTGTCAGCTTTTTTTTGAGCAGTATGAAACTCTGATTCAACAGGAATGGATTATCTGTGAAATAGAGATGATGTCTTTGCAGCAGGGCAAAAATCAGCAAAGGCAAGAACTTGTAGAGATTCGCTCTTCTTTACAAAAAGTATTTGCTAATGGAATTTATGGAAACATTTTTGAGCATGAGGAGATCAAAGGAACTTGTCGTGCTGTTGTTCGTTGTACGGGAAAAATATTTCAACGTCTTGTTGAAGAGAAAGAATGGCGAACTAAAATTTTTTGGTTTGATGCTCGTCCAGAGTTTGAAACTTTTTATACAATTTATCAAAATTTTGACATTCAGACGCTAGGGCGATTTATTAGTCCTCCAGAGGAAGCCCCCATTGTCTGCATTGTTGATTCAGGTGTTACGGTAGGGAATCCATTTCTACAGCCTGTAGTACGTGAGAATCTTTTGCATTCATTCCTAAGATCTGCACCTGATAATCCCTATGATGAACATGGTCATGGTTCTGGTGTTGCTTCTTTAGCATCCTATTATGCCCTTAATGGATATCGAGATGCTGAGAATGAAGGAAAAGTATGGATTGCGAGTGCTAGAGTTCTAGATGAAAATAATCAGTTGGAAGATGAAGAGCCTCGGCTTTTTTCTCGGGTACTCGCTGAAGTTGTAGAGACATTTGTTCCACTGGGAGTTCGGATATTTAATCTATCAGTAGGCATTATTAATCGAAAGTGGAATGCCGAAGCTAAACGCACGGTTCCACGTCGTTCCTGGATTGCTCGTACTATTGATAGGCTTTCCAGGGAAAAGGATATTGTTTTTATTATTAGTGCCGGGAATATCTCTCCTCAGGATGTCCGTGACTATATTAATAACGGAAAGCTTTACCCCCAATACTTTATTGATGAAGAAGCCCGAATTATTGATCCCAGTCAGGCTGCACTGGCACTGACGGTTGGTTCCATTGTTCCTGATACATTAATTACAGGTAGAGTCGGCTCAGAAATGGCTATTGCTGAACAAACACAACCTTCCCCTTTTACTCGTTGTGGTCCTGGAATTTCCGGAGAGATTAAACCTGAACTGGTTGAACTTGGCGGAAACTATCTTGTTGATGAAAGTGGTGCAGTTCGGACAAATTTAGGAACTAATGTAGTGATGGCAAATTATCAAATTACTCCAGCAATTACTCATGATTCGGGGACAAGCTTTGCGGCTCCCCGTGTCGCGCATAAGATGGCAAGAATACTGGGTGATCTTCAATCCTTTGATTTACCCCATATTTCTGCACCACTTCTTAAAGCTTTTACTATAAATTCTGCATCTTATCCCACCGCTAATGGTAATTTTGATCAATTTCGATCAGATATGCATAAGGTAGACTCTAAATATTGGCTAAATATTAGTGGTTATGGTCAACCGGATTATTTTCGAGCGACTGAATGTGATTCTTACACAGCTATTCTGTTTTTTCAAGGCGATATAATTCCCAATACGGTTGCTTACTTTGATATACCAGTTCCTGTATGTTTATCTGATACAGGACGAGGAATTAAGCGTTTAACTGTAACCGTGGTTCATGCTCCTCAAGTTCAGCGTTGGGGACTAGAAAGATACTTGGGTACGACATTAAAGTGGCGTGTATTTCGAGGGAACGTTGACCGTGAAGAGATTATTTCGGCTATGTCTGTAGAAGATGATGAGAATGGTGATACGATTGATCTACCTAAAGAGTTAAAATTTGATCCAGGAGTAAATCTTCGCTCTAGAGGAACAGTACAACACGCTGTTTACGAGTGGAACATTCATAAACAAGAATATAGTGATAATTTCTATACACTGGCTGTCGCCGCCTATGAGAAGTGGGGGCGTCAAAATCCTGACCAAGTTCCCTACGCAGTAGTTGTGCGTCTAGAAGACACTACCCAACAAGCTCCAGTCTACACCGAAGTTCAAAATTTACTTGAGATTCAAAGTCAAATCAGAATCTAGTGCGATCGCGCCAATCCTTCCCACATGACAAAACCACATAACTGTAGGGGCGTATAGCAATACGCCCATCAAATTATCGGCTAGAACTAATCTGCCAAGACAAGCGGCGTGGCTGTTTACGACAGTTGAACCCATCTGCACGAAAAGACGCAACAATCCTGTCGCCTTCAGCTTGCAGGCGAAGCCATTGAGTGTGTTTCATTGTTATGATTTGAGTTAGTGTTTTTTAGTCAAGGGCGATTGGGCATAAACGTAAATATGCGATCGCCCGTTCTTTGTGGAAAATACGCATCCGGTGCTAAAGCCTTGAATTAGAACTCGTCGTCTTTCCCATCACCTCCTAATCTGGCGTCGTGTGAGAAACTACCCATAGACAGACAGGGAAACAGGAAGTATGGGGACTTCCCCAAATGTTTCCCCATGCTTTTTGTTTGTTGTCCAATTAGGACAAGTTGTCCTTTGCTGATTAAAATGGTAGACGATACAGATTGGAATAGCAACCCTCACTTGCCAACTCTTAGACAAGTTCGTGAACGCCTGAATATGACTCAGGAAGAATTTGCGCGTGAACTGGGGACAACAACCCGAACCATTGGACGTCACGAAAGAGGGGAACACAAGCTGAGGCTGACTTTAGGGCAA of Coleofasciculus chthonoplastes PCC 7420 contains these proteins:
- a CDS encoding helix-turn-helix domain-containing protein; this encodes MVEHPNSNSNPKLTTLKELREYLGLTQEELGQALGITASTISRYERGQHQRIKFTFSQIKRLQALLEKGGLSINDLPDDID
- a CDS encoding S8 family peptidase, with the translated sequence MNNDFPLLSLTQPEIAARRKDKPRRPELPPEILARRQEIASRLIPKVKNLSRQLKQMSDKERKSTLIKVEHDIPISLSGTGLKPVAESTEKFTLAVLRTDNLEQLEIKLDEFGSGALKKGHAPNETLAYLNNIQEGDPKDRLCQLFFEQYETLIQQEWIICEIEMMSLQQGKNQQRQELVEIRSSLQKVFANGIYGNIFEHEEIKGTCRAVVRCTGKIFQRLVEEKEWRTKIFWFDARPEFETFYTIYQNFDIQTLGRFISPPEEAPIVCIVDSGVTVGNPFLQPVVRENLLHSFLRSAPDNPYDEHGHGSGVASLASYYALNGYRDAENEGKVWIASARVLDENNQLEDEEPRLFSRVLAEVVETFVPLGVRIFNLSVGIINRKWNAEAKRTVPRRSWIARTIDRLSREKDIVFIISAGNISPQDVRDYINNGKLYPQYFIDEEARIIDPSQAALALTVGSIVPDTLITGRVGSEMAIAEQTQPSPFTRCGPGISGEIKPELVELGGNYLVDESGAVRTNLGTNVVMANYQITPAITHDSGTSFAAPRVAHKMARILGDLQSFDLPHISAPLLKAFTINSASYPTANGNFDQFRSDMHKVDSKYWLNISGYGQPDYFRATECDSYTAILFFQGDIIPNTVAYFDIPVPVCLSDTGRGIKRLTVTVVHAPQVQRWGLERYLGTTLKWRVFRGNVDREEIISAMSVEDDENGDTIDLPKELKFDPGVNLRSRGTVQHAVYEWNIHKQEYSDNFYTLAVAAYEKWGRQNPDQVPYAVVVRLEDTTQQAPVYTEVQNLLEIQSQIRI
- the proS gene encoding proline--tRNA ligase — its product is MRLSQMLLVTLREDPAEAEIPSHKLLVRAGYIRRIGSGIYAYLPLMWRVLQKVSQIVREEMNATGAQECLLPQLQPSDLWRESGRWDTYTKAEGIMFALSDRQNRELGLGPTHEEVITTIAREMIRSYRQLPLHLYQIQTKFRDEIRPRFGLMRGREFIMKDGYSFHVNEDSLKKTYQDMDQAYRNMISRCGLAFRAVEADSGAIGGSGSQEFMVLADIGEDEILYTEDGNYSANVEKASSLPADPQPSPFETYEKRETPNTPTIDSLCKFLNCSPTNVLKNVLYQAVYDNGMTVLVIVSIRGDQEVNEVKLQNELVRLADQYNANALLALTVPDATTQAKWASKPLPVGYIAPDLDDDYIRPASDVAPRFVRLVDNTGVDLKNFVTGANETNYHIVGANWGEPFPLPKQVVDLRTAKAGDRAIHDPSQILHSARGIEAGHIFQLGTKYSKAMGATYTNEAGEENPLYMGCYGVGVSRLAQAAVEQSYDKDGIIWAPAIAPYHAIITVPNISDTKQMEAAETLYQQLWQAGVETLLDDRNERAGVKFKDADLIGIPYRIVTGRSLKQGKVEVAVRATHQSQELPLDQVVSTLKQWLDAALT
- a CDS encoding PEP-CTERM sorting domain-containing protein, with product MNGIKFAIVSGMAYCLLGIETLPAYAEQLYFEGTTSTSGNFSFTLNTDVIGVEEGSRLIFPGAISDFKFQGGGVGFESLVPPGSDIITPSVGGTFTPDSASILDLEGIPCCGGGFIFATQGDTQTDILLGFQQSAPLPINVGLPLPSSPSAYQLKVGSIEFVPPGNINSNLGQSQSGESGSIVTVVNSLTVTTTTTPPAQSVPEPLTILGSATALGFGALLKREYSRKHKKS
- a CDS encoding helix-turn-helix transcriptional regulator: MVDDTDWNSNPHLPTLRQVRERLNMTQEEFARELGTTTRTIGRHERGEHKLRLTLGQIKRLKELLEQAGMSIDDLPDDID
- a CDS encoding AAA family ATPase, with product MIVASEQLKRLFQAFREQNDAAFYKAAESLIAEELAANHHAVAKDLKKALGQNRNLKKSSNNGLTLLPKDRRSGNELVTLEESSVDQTKIILGRETQAKIDRVLNEHRKCKELAKYGYSPKTKLLFWGPPGCGKTFTAKYLAYELGLPVGILQLSTVISSFLGDTASHLHRVFNLANNTPIVLLLDEIDAVGKNRDDPNDVGELKRVVNSLLQIMDNFHSSQSLVIAASNHQYLLDPALWRRFDDIIQFPLPGKGEREVYLKTLLGGIHFDGSPEYIAKNMNSLSYADIQRITVEAIKTMILEGRESLQTRDITDQLRDYKKVTNAARAKGEEVTQ